One Helicobacter pylori NCTC 11637 = CCUG 17874 = ATCC 43504 = JCM 12093 genomic window, CGCTCGCTTATAAAATCTATGAATATTATTTCAAATACAAACCTAAAAATGCAAAGCTAGAACAAATTATTATTGAAAATCCTAAATCTAGTATTATGGTTAAAAACGCTCAAAAAACCCAAGATAAATACCCCTTTTTTACAAGCGGAGATAATATCCTATCTTATCCTAAAGCGATCATTGATGGCAGAAATTGCTTTTTAAACACTGGGGGTAATGCTGGTATTAAATTTTATGTAGGCAAAGCTTCTTATTCAACGGATACTTGGTGTATTTGCGCTAACGAATTTAGCGACTATTTATATTTACTGCTCTCAAGTATAAAAAACCATATCAATCAAAGCTTTTTTCAAGGAACTAGCCTTAAACACTTACAAAAAAATTTGCTTAAAAAATATCCCATTTACATGCCGTCCGCGCATGAAATTAAAAAATTTAATCAAATTATGATGCCACTACTCACGCTTATATCCATTAACACTAGAACTTCTAAAAAATTAGAACAAATCAGAGATTTTCTACTCCCCCTACTCCTAAAACAACAAGTCAAACCTAAATGAAAAATTTTAGAACAAAACTTTTTTAAGGGGTAAAAACCCTTTAGTTACAAGAAAGAGAAGTTTTGTCATTAAAAGAAATTTTTTAAAGAAAAAGAAGTTTCAAAAATTAAAAGTTTGAGTCAAATCCGCTAGTAAAATTTGACCCCAGCGCTCTTGCGCCAGAGCCAAAATTTTAGTATAATGGCATTGCGGTTACCATTAAAACTATGATTACTAGTCTCATGTTAGGTTATCTCCTTTCTGAGGTAACCACCCACTGTTACCCCCAACCCTAACACACTCCAAATACCGCAACCAAAGAGAAAACCAAAAGATTACTACTTGCGTCCGTTTATTATAGAAACAATCAACCCAAAAAACGCTAAAAAAATTTTAAGCGATCTTTTAGGGTTAAATGAAGTTTTATTCAAAAAATGAAGTTTTACAAAAAAGAGTTTTTAAACAACAACTAAGCAAACTCGCGCTACAATCTCCCTTTTTGATTGCGGAGTATGGCGCAGCCTGATTAGCGCGCACCCTTGGGGTGGGTGAGGTCGTGGGTTTGAATCCCGCTACTCCGACCATGACTTTTTAAAAAAGCTTCAATCATTATCATTTCATTATATAATCACACTAAACAAAATCAATTTTTAAACATGATGATTGAAAGGATTTTTATTGAATCGTTTCTTTAACCGAGAGCTTTCATGGTTAGCTTTTAACACAAGGGTTTTGAACGAAGCCAAAGATGAGAGCTTGCCTTTATTAGAGCGCTTGAAATTTTTAGCCATTTATGACACGAATTTAGACGAATTTTACATGATAAGAGTGGCAGGGCTTAAACAACTCTATGAGCATAAAATCGCCTCTAAAGGCATTGATGGCGCAAGCCCTGAAGAACAATTAGAAAAAATCAAGCATTATTTAGCGCATGAAATTGAAGAAAGGGAATTAGAATTTCAAAAAATCCAAGCCCTACTCTTTAAAAAAGGGCTTTGCATCACCCCCTATAATGAATTGAATTTAGAGCAAAAAGCTAAGGCTAAAACCTATTTTAAAGAACAACTTTATGCGTTAGTTTTGCCTTTTAAGTTGGATTCTTCGCACACTTTCCCGCCTTTAGCGAATCTGACTTTCGCGCTTTTTGCCCGCATTAAAGACAAAGAAACTCAAATTACCTCCTATGCACTCATCAAACTCCCCTCTTTTATCTTCCGTTTTGTGGAGCTAGAAAAGGGCTTGTTTGCGCTGGCTGAAGAAATCGTAGAAGCGCATTTAGAAGAATTGTTTTTAGAGCATGAGATTTTAGATTGCATGGCGTTTAGGGTAACTTGCGATGCGGATATTGCCATCACTGAAGATGAAGCGCATGATTATGCGGATTTGATGAGTAAGAGTTTGAGGAAAAGAAATCAAGGCGAAATCGTGCGCTTGCAAACCCAAAAAGGGAGTCAAGAGCTTTTAAAAACCCTTTTAGCGTCTTTAAGGAGTTTTCAAACCCACTCTTACAAAAAGCACAAACTCACCGGCATGCATGCCTATAAGAGTGCGATCATGCTCAATTTAGGGGATTTGTGGGAATTAGTCAATCATAGCGATTTTAAAGCGCTTAAATCGCCCAATTTCACGCCCAAAATCCACCCTCATTTCAATGAAAACGATCTCTTTAAATCCATAGAAAAACAAGATCTGTTGCTGTTTCATCCTTATGAAAGTTTTGAGCCTGTGATTGATCTCATAGAGCAAGCCGCTAGCGATCCGAGCACCCTTTCTATCAAAATGACGCTTTATCGTGTGGGCAAGCATTCCCCCATTGTCAAAGCCTTAATTGAAGCGGCGAGCAAGATTCAAGTGAGCGTTTTAGTGGAATTAAAAGCGCGCTTTGATGAAGAAAGTAATCTGCACTGGGCAAAAGCTTTAGAAAGGGCGGGCGCGTTAGTCGTTTATGGCGTTTTCAAACTCAAAGTGCATGCCAAAATGCTCGTAATCACTAAAAAAACAGACAACCAATTACGCCATTTCACCCATTTAAGCACGGGCAATTACAACCCTTTGAGCGCTAAAATCTATACCGATGTGAGTTTTTTTAGCGCTAAAAATGAAATCGCTAACGACATTATCAAGCTTTTTCATTCCTTGCTTACGAGCAGCGCGACTAATAGCGCCCTAGAAACGCTTTTTATGGCGCCCAAACAGATCAAGCCTAAAATCATTGAACTCATTCAAAATGAAATGAATCACAAACAAGAAGGCTATATCATTTTAAAAGCCAACGCTCTAGTGGATAGCGAAATCATTGAATGGCTCTATCAAGCCTCCCAAAAAGGGGTTAAAATCGATCTCATTATTAGAGGGATTTGCTGTTTAAAGCCCCAAGTCAAGGGATTGAGTGAAAATATCAGGGTGTATTCCATTGTGGGGAAATATTTAGAACATGCACGCATTTATTATTTTAAACATGAAAATATCTATTTTTCTAGCGCGGATTTAATGCCCAGGAATTTAGAAAGGCGCGTGGAATTGCTCATTCCCGCCACAAACCCAAAGATCGCTAATAAATTATTGCATATTTTAGAAGTCCAATTAAAAGACACCTTGAAACGCTACGAGTTAAATTCTAAAGGTTGTTATAGTAAAGTTTCAAACCCTAACGATCCTTTAAATTCGCAGGATTATTTTGAAAAACAAGCCCTTAAAACCTTTTAAGGGTTATCGTTCAAATCATAAAAGATAAGGATTTAAATGCTTTATTCATTGTTAAAAAAATATCTTTTTAGCCTGGACGCTGAAGACGCGCATGAAAAAGTTTGCAAGATTTTAAGAACGCTTTCTTCATCGCCTTTTTTGTGTGGTTTGATTGATTCTCAATGGGGTTATAAAAACCCAAAGCTTGAAAATGAAATTTTAGGCTTGCATTTCCCTAACCCCTTAGGTTTAGCTGCCGGTTTTGATAAAAACGCTTCCATGCTCAGGGCGTTAATTGCTTTTGGGTTTGGCTATTTAGAAGCAGGCACTCTCACCAATAAAGCGCAAATGGGGAATGAAAGACCAAGGCTTTTTAGGCACATTGAAGAAGAGTCCTTACAAAATGCGATGGGGTTCAATAATTATGGGGCGGTTTTAGGAGTAAGATCGTTTAAGCGCTTCGCCCCCTATAAAACCCCTATTGGCATCAATTTAGGCAAAAACAAACACATAGAGCAAGCGCATGCCCTAGAAGATTACAAGGCAGTTTTAAATAAATGTTTAAACATTGGCGATTATTACACTTTCAACCTTTCTTCGCCCAACACCCCTAATTTAAGGGATTTACAAAATAAAGCGTTTGTGAATGAGCTTTTTTGCATGGCTAAAGAAATGACCCATAAACCTTTATTTTTAAAAATCGCCCCGGATTTAGAAACAGATGACATGTTAGAAATTGTCAATAGCGCTATTGAATCAGGAGCGCATGGGATTATTGCGACTAACACCACGATTGATAAAAGCCTGGTGTTCGCTCCTAAAGAAATGGGGGGCTTGAGCGGGAAATGCTTGACTAAAAAAAGCCGTGAAATTTTTAAAGAATTGGCTAAAGCCTTTTTTAATAAAAGCATTCTTGTTTCTGTGGGGGGGATTAGCGATGCCAAAGAAGCTTATGAAAGGATTAAAATGGGAGCGAGTCTGTTACAAATTTATAGCGCTTTTATTTACAAAGGGCCAAATTTATGCCAAAATATTCTTAAAGATTTGGTAAAATTACTCCAAAAAGATGGATTTTTGAGCGTCAAAGAGGCTATAGGAGCGGATTTAAGATGAAATATTTTTCTGTTAAAAGACTTTTGAGGCGTTGTTCTGTCTTATCAGTAACCTTAGGAGTGAGCATGCACGCACAATCTTACTTACCCAAACATGAGAGCGTTACCTTAAAAAACGGGTTGCAAGTCGTGAGCGTCCCCTTAGAAAATAAAACCGGGGTTATAGAAGTGGATGTGCTTTATAAAGTCGGCTCTAGAAACGAAGTCATGGGCAAGAGCGGGATTGCTCACATGTTGGAGCATTTGAATTTTAAAAGCACCAAAAACCTTAAAGCCGGCGAATTTGATAAGATCGTTAAGCGTTTTGGGGGCGTGAGTAACGCTTCTACAAGTTTTGATATTACACGCTATTTCATTAAAACCAGTCAAGCTAACTTGGATAAGTCTTTAGAATTGTTCGCTGAAACCATGGGTTCTTTGAATTTAAAAGAAGATGAGTTTTTGCCTGAGCGTCAAGTAGTCACTGAAGAAAGGCGATGGCGCACCGATAATTCCCCTATCGGCATGCTTTATTTCCGCTTTTTTAACACCGCTTATGTCTATCACCCCTACCATTGGACGCCCATCGGTTTTATGGACGATATTCAAAACTGGACTTTAAAAGACATTAAAAAATTCCATTCGCTCTATTATCAGCCTAAAAACGCTATCGTTTTGGTGGTAGGTGATGTCAATTCCCAAAAGGTTTTTGAATTGAGTAAAAAGCATTTTGAATCCTTAAAAAACCTTGATGAAAAAGCTATCCCCACCCCTTATATGAAAGAGCCTAAGCAAGATGGAGCCAGAACGGCAGTCGTGCATAAAGATGGGGTCCATTTAGAATGGGTGGCCCTTGGATATAAAGTGCCTGCTTTCAAGCATAAAGATCAAGTCGCCTTAGACGCGTTAAGCAAGCTTTTAGGCGAAGGCAAAAGCTCGTGGTTGCAAAGCGAATTAGTGGATAAAAAACGCTTGGCTTCTCAAGCTTTCTCACACAACATGCAATTACAAGATGAAAGCGTGTTTTTATTCATTGCGGGGGGTAATCCTAATATCAAAGCCGAAGATTTACAAAAAGAAATCGTAGTGCTTTTAGAAAAGCTTAAAAAAGGCGAAATCACTCAAGCGGAGTTAGACAAACTCAAAATCAATCAAAAAGCTGACTTTATTTCTAATTTAGAAAGTTCTAGCGATGTTGCGGGGCTTTTTGCGGACTATTTAGTGCAAAACGATATTCAAGGCTTGACGGATTACCAGCGACAATTTTTGGATTTAAAAGTGAGCGATTTGGTGCGTGTGGCCAATGAATATTTTAAAGACACCCAATCAACCACCGTGTTTTTGAAACCTTAAAAGAGCCTTATAACATGCAATTTCATTCATCTAGCGCGTTAATTACGCCTTTTAAAAAAGATTTGAGCGTTGATGAGGCCGCTTATGAAGCCTTGATCAAGCGCCAAATTCTTCAGGGCATGGACGCATGCGTGCCTGTTGGCACAACAGGAGAATCCGCCACGCTCACCCACAAAGAGCATATGCGTTGCATTGAAATCGCCATAGAAACTTGCAAAAACACTAAAACGCTCTCAAATTCGCGCATGAAAGTGTTAGCCGGCGTGGGCAGTAACGCCACGAGCGAGTCCCTTTCTTTAGCAAAGTTCGCTCAAAAAATCGGCGCGGATGCGATTTTATGCGTAAGCCCCTATTATAACCGCCCCACCCAACAAGGCTTGTTTGAACATTATAAAACCATCGCTCAATCAGTGGAAATCCCTGTCATGCTTTATGATGTGCCAAGTAGAACAGGCGTGTCTATTGAAGTCCCAACCGCTCTCAAACTCTTTAGAGAAGTCCCTAACATTAAAGCCATTAAAGAAGCGTCTGGCTCTTTGAAAAGAGTAACAGAATTGCATTATTATGAAAAAGATTTTAAAATTTTTAGTGGGGAAGATTCGCTCAACCACTCCATCATGTTTTCAGGGGGGTGCGGCGTGATTTCAGTGACCGGTAATTTAATGCCTAATCTGATTTCACAAATGGTCAATTGCGCGCTCAAACAAAAATACCAACAAGCCCTAGAAATCCAAAATAAGCTTTTTTGTTTGCACCAAGCCCTTTTTGTAGAAACAAATCCCATCCCTATTAAAATGGCTATGCATTTAGCCGGCTTGATTGAAAACCCAAGTTACAGACTGCCTTTAGTGGCTCCAAGCAAAGAAACGATCAAACTTTTAGAAAAAACTTTACAACAATATGAGGTAATTGCATGAATGGTTCCAATCACATGAAAAATAAAACCCTAGTGATCAGCGGCGCGACTAGAGGGATTGGCAAGGCGATATTGTATCGCTTCGCTCAAAGCGGCGTGAATATCGCTTTCACTTACAATAAAAATGTTGAAGAAGCCAACAAAATCATAGAAGATGTGGAGCAAAAATATTCCATTAAAGCCAAAGCCTACCCTCTTAATGTTTTAGAGCCTGAGCAATACACAGAGCTTTTCAAGCAAATTGACGCTGATTTTGACAGAGTGGATTTTTTTATTTCTAACGCTATTATTTATGGGCGCTCTGTCGTGGGCGGATTTGCGCCGTTTATGCGATTAAAACCTAAGGGGTTAAACAATATTTACACAGCCACCGTGTTAGCGTTTGTGGTAGGGGCTCAAGAAGCGGCAAAACGCATGCAAAAAATAGGCGGCGGAGCGATCGTGAGCTTAAGCTCTACCGGGAATTTGGTCTATATGCCCAATTACGCCGGGCATGGCAATTCTAAAAATGCCGTAGAAACCATGGTCAAATACGCTGCTGTGGATTTAGGCGAATTTAACATTAGAGTGAATGCGGTTAGTGGTGGGCCTATTGATACAGACGCTTTGAAAGCTTTCCCTGATTATGTGGAGATTAAAGAAAAAGTAGAAGAGCAATCGCCCCTAAAACGCATGGGCAATCCTAACGATCTAGCCGGAGCGGCTTATTTTTTATGCGATGAAACCCAAAGCGGTTGGCTTACAGGGCAAACGATCGTTGTAGATGGCGGGACCACTTTTAAATAAAGATATTTCTTGCAAAACATTATCCACATCCACCAAAACAAAGAGTTGCAATCCATTAAAAAATGCTTGTTGGGCTATTTCTTCGCCCCTTTGTGTGGGGCTGTTTTGTTGGTGCTTTTTCTTGTTTCAAGTGGGGCAAAATCGTTTCACATTTCTAATCTCTTCAATAATCAATTGGCTTATATCGTGTTATTGTCTCTTTTTTTGTGTGCGATTGGGTTTATTGCCGGAGCGATTGGTTTTTACAGGCTTTCTAAAATCACACGCCATTTGAGTTTTTTTGAAAATTTCGCTTTCAGTTTTTTAGCGGTGATTTTATGCGCCCTTTTAAGCTATCTTATCCCTAACGCCAGTAACGCTTTTTCGCTAATCGGCAATGGGGTTTCTCTTTTTTATTTGCACAAACTCTATAGAGAATTGAGCCTTTATACGCAAGAAAGGTTTTTTTTAAGCGGGTTTAGGTTGTTGCTTTTTAGTTTCATGTTGGCTCTTTTAGGGATTTTAGTGCAAGCGTTAGTTATCATTTTTTTAACGATCGCTGTGATTTTAATGTGTGTGGCGCTTGGCTTTTTGGCACGCGCGTTTTTGAATTTTTCACAAGTCTTTTTGAAAGCATGAAAGTTTTAAAACTCCTACCCAATTTTTTGACGATTTTACGCATTGTTTTATCCTTATTTTTATTATTTTTATTGTTAAACACGCGCACTTATTTTAGTTTTTTAACCCCCTTTCACATCAACATGATTTCTTCATTGGTTTTTTTGTTTGCCGCGCTCACGGATTTATTGGACGGCTATATCGCTAGAAGCTATAAAGCCAAATCGCGCTTTGGGGAAATCTTTGACCCTCTAGCGGATAAAATCCTTATTTTGAGCGCGTTTTTAGGGTTAGTTTATTTGGATCGTGTGAATGCGTGGATCCCGTTTGTGATTTTAGGGCGTGAATTTTTTATTTCAGGGCTTAGAGTCTTAGCCGCTAATGAAAAAAAGGATATTCCTGTCAATGCGTTAGGCAAGTATAAAACCGTTTCTCAAGTCGTAGCGATTAGCGCTTTATTGGCTGATGTAACTTACTCTTATGTGCTTGTGGCTATAGCGGTTTTTTTAACCCTTTATTCGGGGATAGATTACACGATTAAATATTATAAATCTTAATGTTTTAAAAGGAGTTTTTAGCGTTTTTTAAAAAAACCTTAAAACGCTTAAAAAACTATCGCTTGATCAAGCTCTTTTACTATTTAATCTTTAAAAAATGCTTTTGATCGTTTTTTTTAAATTTTATTTTCAATATTCAATTAAAAAAAATCATTTTATTTTATTTTTGTTATAATTCAAGCTATTTTTATTTTCAATCTAAGGAGGTGTCGCATGGACAATCAAAAGATAACGCATCAAGAAATAACGCAAAAACAAGGCGAGCTTAAAAGAGACATGAAAATGCGCCATCTCTTAATGATTGCATTTGGGGGAGCGATTGGCACAGGGCTTTTTGTAGGCACTGGGGGTAATATTGCGAACGCTGGCCCTTTAGGGACCTTGATCGCTTATTGTTTTGGAGGGCTTGTGGTTTATTGCATCATGCTCTCTTTAGGCGAATTGGCTAGCGTTTATCCCACTACGGGCAGTTTTGGAGATTATGCGGCTAAATTCATAGGCCCTGGCACGGGCTATATGGTTTTTTGGATGTATTGGCTTGGCTGGGTGATCACGGTGGCGTTAGAATACATCGCTATAGGCATGCTCATGCAACGCTGGTTTGTAAATATTCCTATCCATTATTGGGTTATTTTATGCATTGCGTTAGTTTTTTTATTGAACTTTTTTTCGGTTAAAATTTTTGCCGAGGGCGAATTTTTCTTTAGCCTGATTAAAGTTTTAGCGGTGATCGCTTTTATAAGCATTGGCGTAATTGGGATCATTTATCAAATCTATTTGCATGGGTTTAGTTCTATTTTTGATAACTTCCATTTTGGCGATAAAGGGTTTTTCCCTAACGGAAGCGCAGCGGTTTTTAGCGCGATGCTCGCTGTCATTTTTGCTTTCACTGGCACAGAGGTGATTGGGGTGGCTGTGGGAGAGACTAAAAACGCTAGCGAAGTGATGCCCAAAGCGATTAAAGCGACCTTGTGGCGGATTGTCTTTTTCTTTTTAGGCTCTGTGTTTGTCATTTCTGTTTTTTTGCCCATGAACGATTCTTCTATCGCGCAAAGCCCTTTTGTGAGCGTTTTAGAGCGCATCAATTTGCCCTTTATTGGCATGGGTATCCCTTATGTGGCTGATATAATGAACGCTGTTATCATTACGGCGATGTTTTCTACCGCTAATTCAGGGCTTTATGGAGCGAGCCGCATGATTTATGGGCTGTCCAAACAAAAGATGTTTTTTAAGGTTTTTTCCCAACTCAACCGACAAGGCACGCCCACTTATGCGATGTTTTTTTCCCTTTCTTTTTCTCTCATAGGGCTTTTAGTCCAAATTTATGCCAAAGAAAATGTCGTGGAAGCTTTGATTAATGTGATCAGTTTCACGGTGATTATTGTGTGGGTTAGCGTGTCTGTTTCGCAATATTCTTTCCGCAAGCAATACTTAAAAGCCGGGCATTCTTTAGAGGATTTGCCTTATAAAGCCCCTTTCCTGCCCTTTTTGCAACTCATAGGGATCACTGGGTGTGTCATCGGCGTGATTGGTTCAGCTATGGATAAGGATCAACGCATTGGGATGATTTTAACGATTGTTTTTGCTGTTATTTGTTACATTGGATACTATTTTACACAAAAAGCTAATGAAAATAACAAAAAAGATTTGATATAATCTCTTTTTAATTTTGAAATTGACATTAATCAAGGAAGTAACCATGATGAAAAAAACCCTTTTTATCTCTTTGGCTTTAGCGTTAAGCTTGAATGCGGGCAATATCCAAATCCAAAACATGCCCAAAGTTAAAGAGCGAGTGAGTGTCCCCTCTAAAGACGATACGATCTATTCTTACCACGATTCTATTAAGGATTCGATTAAGGCGGTGGTGAATATCTCTACTGAAAAAAAGATTAAAAACAATTTTATAGGTGGCGGTGTGTTTAATGACCCCTTTTTCCAACAATTTTTTGGGGATTTGGGTGGCATGATCCCTAAAGAAAGAATGGAAAGGGCTTTAGGCAGCGGTGTCATCATTTCTAAAGACGGCTATATTGTAACTAATAACCATGTGATTGATGGCGCGGATAAGATTAAAGTGACCATTCCAGGGAGCAATAAAGAATATTCCGCTACTTTAGTAGGCACGGATTCTGAAAGCGATTTAGCCGTGATTCGCATCACTAAAGACAACTTGCCCACGATCAAATTCTCTGATTCTAACGATATTTCAGTGGGCGATTTGGTTTTTGCGATTGGTAACCCTTTTGGCGTGGGTGAAAGCGTTACTCAAGGCATTGTTTCAGCGCTCAATAAAAGCGGGATTGGGATCAACAGCTATGAGAATTTCATTCAAACAGACGCCTCTATTAATCCTGGAAATTCCGGCGGCGCTTTAATTGATAGCCGTGGAGGGTTAGTGGGGATTAATACCGCTATCATCTCTAAAACTGGGGGCAACCACGGCATTGGCTTTGCCATCCCTTCTAACATGGTTAAAGATATTGTAACCCAACTCATCAAAACCGGTAAGATTGAAAGAGGTTACTTGGGCGTGGGCTTGCAAGATTTGAGCGGCGATTTGCAAAATTCTTATGACAATAAAGAAGGGGCGGTAGTCATTAGCGTAGAAAAAGACTCCCCGGCTAAAAAAGCAGGGATTTTGGTGTGGGATTTGATCACCGAAGTCAATGGCAAAAAGGTTAAAAACACGAACGAATTGAGAAATCTAATCGGCTCTATGCTACCCAATCAAAGGGTAACCTTAAAGGTCATTAGAGACAAAAAAGAACGCGCCTTCACCCTCACACTTGCTGAAAGGAAAAACCCTAACAAAAAAGAAACCATTTCTGCTCAAAACGGCGCGCAAGGCCAATTGAACGGGCTTCAAGTAGAAGATTTAACCCAAAAAACCAAAAGGTCTATGCGTTTGAGCGATGATGTTCAAGGGGTTTTAGTCTCTCAAGTGAATGAAAATTCCCCAGCAGAGCAAGCCGGATTTAGGCAAGGTAACATTATCACAAAAATTGAAGAGGTTGAAGTTAAAAGCGTTGCGGATTTTAACCATGCTTTAGAAAAGTATAAAGGCAAACCCAAACGATTCTTAGTTTTAGATTTGAATCAAGGTTATAGGATCATTTTGGTGAAATGATAGAGGTGGGTTGTTAGTCGCATGTCTTTGATTAGAGTGAATGGGGAAGCTTTTAAACTCTCTTTAGAAAGTTTAGAAGAAGACCCTTTTGAAACTAAAGAAACGCTAGAAACGCTTGTTAAACAAACGAGCGTTGTTTTATTAGCCGCTGGGGAATCTAGGCGTTTTTCTCAAACAATCAAAAAACAATGGCTGCGCTCTAATCATACCCCCTTATGGCTCAGCGTTTATGAAAGCTTTAAAAAAGCCCTAGACTTTAAAGAAATCCTTTTAGTCGTAAGCGAATTGGATTATATTTACATCCAACGCCATTATCCTGAAATCAAGCTTGTAAAAGGCGGGGCATCAAGGCAAGAATCCGTGCGTAACGCTTTAAAAATGATTGATAGCGCTTACACGCTCACCAGTGATGCGGCTAGGGGTTTAGCCAATATGGAAGCGCTCAAAAGTTTGTTTTTAACCCTCCAACAAACCAGCCATTATTGCATCGCTCCTTACTTGCCTTGCTATGACACAGCGATCTATTATAACGAAGCTTTAGATAGAGAAGCGATCAAACTCATTCAAACCCCGCAATTAAGCCACACCAAAGCGCTCCAATCAGCCCTAAATCAAGGGGATTTTAAAGATGAAAGCAGCGCGATTTTACAAGCTTTCCCTAATCGTGTGAGCTATATTGAAGGCAGTAAGGATTTGCACAAGCTCACCACGAGCGGCGATTTGAAACATTTCGCGCTCTTTTTCAACCCAGCAAAAGACACTTTTATAGGCATGGGCTTTGATACGCATGCGTTCATTAAAGATAAGCCTATGGTTTTAGGGGGGGTTGTTTTGGATTGCGAGTTTGGGTTAAAGGCTCATAGCGACGGCGATGCTTTGTTGCACGCGGTTATTGATGCGATTTTAGGAGCGATTAAAGGGGGGGATATTGGCGAATGGTTCCCTGATAATGACCCCAAATACAAAAACGCCTCTTCTAAAGAGCTTTTAAAAATCGTGTTGGATTTTTCTCAAAGCATTGGGTTTGAATTGTTTGAAATGGGGGCGACTATTTTTAGCGAGATCCCTAAAATCACCCCTTACAAACCGGCGATTTTAGAGAATTTGAGCCAACTTTTAGGTTTAGAAAAATCTCAAATCAGCTTGAAAGCCACCACAATGGAAAAAATGGGGTTCATTGGCCAACAAGAAGGGCTGTTAGTCCAAGCGCATGTGAGCATGCGTTATAAACAAAAACTTTAAACGCGATAAAAGGAAGAATTGATGAAAATCTTAATCATTGAAGACGATTTAGCGCTAGCCAGGAGTATTTCGCATAATTTGCATGATTTAGGGCATTTTTGCGAGATCATCTCTAGCATTTCAGAAGAAAATAAAGAGCCTTATGATGTGATTTTGGTTTCTTCTAAAGTTTGCACTCAAGGGCGTTGCGAACATTTTGTGCGTTATAATTCCAAGCAAATCATTATCATGATGGCTTCGCATGTCAATGAAGATGGCGTGAATAAACCCATTCAAGCGGGAGCGAGAGATTATATTCTAAAGCCTTTTAAAATGGACGAGTTGTTGCGTAAAATCCAATACCACAAAGCCTACCAAGAAATGACCGCTCGCTTGGGATTTTATGAAAATTACTTAGACTTTATCCATGCGGAATTGCCCTTGCCTAAAGATTTTTCTTATAGGCCGCCTTTCATCATCCACACGCCCTCTCAAGAGCTTGCGAACGCTTATTTATTGCAATACGCTAAAGAAAGGCAAATGGATTTTTCTTTTTTCTCTTTAAAGGATACCACTTGGAAAGATCTATACAAGAATAAAGA contains:
- a CDS encoding quinone-dependent dihydroorotate dehydrogenase; this translates as MLYSLLKKYLFSLDAEDAHEKVCKILRTLSSSPFLCGLIDSQWGYKNPKLENEILGLHFPNPLGLAAGFDKNASMLRALIAFGFGYLEAGTLTNKAQMGNERPRLFRHIEEESLQNAMGFNNYGAVLGVRSFKRFAPYKTPIGINLGKNKHIEQAHALEDYKAVLNKCLNIGDYYTFNLSSPNTPNLRDLQNKAFVNELFCMAKEMTHKPLFLKIAPDLETDDMLEIVNSAIESGAHGIIATNTTIDKSLVFAPKEMGGLSGKCLTKKSREIFKELAKAFFNKSILVSVGGISDAKEAYERIKMGASLLQIYSAFIYKGPNLCQNILKDLVKLLQKDGFLSVKEAIGADLR
- the dapA gene encoding 4-hydroxy-tetrahydrodipicolinate synthase produces the protein MQFHSSSALITPFKKDLSVDEAAYEALIKRQILQGMDACVPVGTTGESATLTHKEHMRCIEIAIETCKNTKTLSNSRMKVLAGVGSNATSESLSLAKFAQKIGADAILCVSPYYNRPTQQGLFEHYKTIAQSVEIPVMLYDVPSRTGVSIEVPTALKLFREVPNIKAIKEASGSLKRVTELHYYEKDFKIFSGEDSLNHSIMFSGGCGVISVTGNLMPNLISQMVNCALKQKYQQALEIQNKLFCLHQALFVETNPIPIKMAMHLAGLIENPSYRLPLVAPSKETIKLLEKTLQQYEVIA
- a CDS encoding enoyl-ACP reductase, which codes for MNGSNHMKNKTLVISGATRGIGKAILYRFAQSGVNIAFTYNKNVEEANKIIEDVEQKYSIKAKAYPLNVLEPEQYTELFKQIDADFDRVDFFISNAIIYGRSVVGGFAPFMRLKPKGLNNIYTATVLAFVVGAQEAAKRMQKIGGGAIVSLSSTGNLVYMPNYAGHGNSKNAVETMVKYAAVDLGEFNIRVNAVSGGPIDTDALKAFPDYVEIKEKVEEQSPLKRMGNPNDLAGAAYFLCDETQSGWLTGQTIVVDGGTTFK
- a CDS encoding M16 family metallopeptidase, with the protein product MKYFSVKRLLRRCSVLSVTLGVSMHAQSYLPKHESVTLKNGLQVVSVPLENKTGVIEVDVLYKVGSRNEVMGKSGIAHMLEHLNFKSTKNLKAGEFDKIVKRFGGVSNASTSFDITRYFIKTSQANLDKSLELFAETMGSLNLKEDEFLPERQVVTEERRWRTDNSPIGMLYFRFFNTAYVYHPYHWTPIGFMDDIQNWTLKDIKKFHSLYYQPKNAIVLVVGDVNSQKVFELSKKHFESLKNLDEKAIPTPYMKEPKQDGARTAVVHKDGVHLEWVALGYKVPAFKHKDQVALDALSKLLGEGKSSWLQSELVDKKRLASQAFSHNMQLQDESVFLFIAGGNPNIKAEDLQKEIVVLLEKLKKGEITQAELDKLKINQKADFISNLESSSDVAGLFADYLVQNDIQGLTDYQRQFLDLKVSDLVRVANEYFKDTQSTTVFLKP
- a CDS encoding RNA degradosome polyphosphate kinase, which gives rise to MNRFFNRELSWLAFNTRVLNEAKDESLPLLERLKFLAIYDTNLDEFYMIRVAGLKQLYEHKIASKGIDGASPEEQLEKIKHYLAHEIEERELEFQKIQALLFKKGLCITPYNELNLEQKAKAKTYFKEQLYALVLPFKLDSSHTFPPLANLTFALFARIKDKETQITSYALIKLPSFIFRFVELEKGLFALAEEIVEAHLEELFLEHEILDCMAFRVTCDADIAITEDEAHDYADLMSKSLRKRNQGEIVRLQTQKGSQELLKTLLASLRSFQTHSYKKHKLTGMHAYKSAIMLNLGDLWELVNHSDFKALKSPNFTPKIHPHFNENDLFKSIEKQDLLLFHPYESFEPVIDLIEQAASDPSTLSIKMTLYRVGKHSPIVKALIEAASKIQVSVLVELKARFDEESNLHWAKALERAGALVVYGVFKLKVHAKMLVITKKTDNQLRHFTHLSTGNYNPLSAKIYTDVSFFSAKNEIANDIIKLFHSLLTSSATNSALETLFMAPKQIKPKIIELIQNEMNHKQEGYIILKANALVDSEIIEWLYQASQKGVKIDLIIRGICCLKPQVKGLSENIRVYSIVGKYLEHARIYYFKHENIYFSSADLMPRNLERRVELLIPATNPKIANKLLHILEVQLKDTLKRYELNSKGCYSKVSNPNDPLNSQDYFEKQALKTF
- the pgsA gene encoding CDP-diacylglycerol--glycerol-3-phosphate 3-phosphatidyltransferase, whose translation is MKVLKLLPNFLTILRIVLSLFLLFLLLNTRTYFSFLTPFHINMISSLVFLFAALTDLLDGYIARSYKAKSRFGEIFDPLADKILILSAFLGLVYLDRVNAWIPFVILGREFFISGLRVLAANEKKDIPVNALGKYKTVSQVVAISALLADVTYSYVLVAIAVFLTLYSGIDYTIKYYKS